From Mesorhizobium sp. AR02, a single genomic window includes:
- a CDS encoding DUF736 domain-containing protein has translation MAQIGTFNRNEDGSFTGIIKTLNLNIKARLVVSEKESDKSPDLRALAGTIEIGAGWKKTAKETGREYHSVKLDDPSFPGPIYASLVENEDAYALIWSR, from the coding sequence ATGGCTCAGATCGGCACTTTCAACCGCAACGAAGACGGCTCTTTCACCGGAATTATCAAGACACTCAACCTCAATATCAAGGCTCGCCTGGTCGTGTCCGAGAAGGAAAGCGACAAGTCGCCCGACCTTCGCGCCCTCGCGGGCACCATCGAGATCGGCGCCGGCTGGAAGAAGACCGCCAAGGAGACCGGCCGGGAGTACCACTCGGTCAAGCTCGATGATCCGAGCTTCCCCGGTCCGATCTACGCCAGCCTCGTCGAGAACGAGGACGCCTACGCCCTCATCTGGTCGCGCTGA
- a CDS encoding DUF736 domain-containing protein, with protein MRTLALNVKARIARVENPSDKGPQFRIYAGAVELGAAWQKRSTESDRDYLSVKLDDPSFPAPIYATLTEVEGEDGYQLIWSRQNRD; from the coding sequence ATCCGCACTCTCGCCCTCAACGTCAAGGCACGCATCGCCCGCGTCGAAAACCCCTCCGATAAGGGTCCGCAGTTCCGCATCTACGCAGGCGCCGTCGAGCTGGGTGCCGCCTGGCAGAAGCGCTCAACCGAGAGCGACCGCGACTACCTCTCGGTCAAGCTGGATGACCCGAGCTTCCCGGCTCCGATCTATGCAACCCTCACCGAAGTCGAAGGCGAGGATGGCTACCAGCTGATCTGGTCCCGCCAGAACCGGGACTGA